In Microbacterium sp. 1.5R, the following are encoded in one genomic region:
- a CDS encoding helix-turn-helix transcriptional regulator produces MAARIPAEERLTNLVVALMATEIGLTKQQILDNVSGYRQRADAGVRSDALEKMFERDKDELRTLGVPVETIGDQADPNDLREARYRIPQAEYDLPSDIEFTAAELAVLQLAGSVWSAESASGDAKAGVRKIRALGIDGDEPIIGFAPRITARDAAFPPLQDAIEKSRVVVFDYLKPGEGAPRRRSIRPLALVDYEARWHVFGVDVDIEQDRMFLLSRIVGDVKITAKAFDPALREGAGERALAGLERVAAQNSALLEVTPGTEASLRLGRRATPAATQGILVPFVDLHIFADELASYGPEVRVVEPAELRSAVVDRLTAVVATNSDAGEVR; encoded by the coding sequence ATGGCGGCCCGTATTCCCGCGGAAGAGCGCCTGACGAATCTCGTCGTGGCGCTCATGGCCACGGAGATCGGGCTCACCAAGCAGCAGATCCTCGACAACGTGTCGGGTTATCGTCAGCGCGCCGATGCGGGCGTGCGCTCGGATGCACTCGAGAAGATGTTCGAGCGCGACAAGGATGAGCTGCGCACTCTCGGCGTCCCCGTCGAGACGATCGGGGATCAGGCCGATCCGAATGACCTCCGCGAAGCGCGATACCGTATTCCGCAGGCGGAATACGACCTGCCCAGCGATATCGAGTTCACGGCCGCCGAGCTCGCCGTGCTGCAGCTGGCGGGGAGCGTGTGGAGCGCCGAGTCCGCATCCGGCGACGCCAAGGCCGGCGTGCGCAAGATCCGGGCGCTCGGGATCGACGGCGACGAACCGATCATCGGGTTCGCGCCGCGGATCACCGCGCGCGATGCCGCTTTCCCTCCACTGCAGGATGCGATCGAGAAGAGCCGCGTGGTCGTCTTCGACTACCTCAAGCCGGGGGAGGGCGCACCGCGGCGCCGCAGCATCCGCCCGCTCGCACTCGTCGACTATGAAGCGAGATGGCACGTGTTCGGCGTCGATGTGGACATCGAGCAGGACCGCATGTTCCTGCTCAGCAGGATTGTCGGCGATGTGAAGATCACGGCGAAGGCATTCGACCCTGCGCTGCGCGAGGGCGCGGGGGAGCGTGCCCTGGCCGGTCTCGAGCGCGTCGCCGCTCAGAACTCTGCGCTGCTCGAGGTCACACCCGGCACCGAGGCGTCGCTGCGGCTCGGCCGCCGGGCGACTCCGGCGGCGACCCAGGGCATCCTCGTCCCGTTCGTGGACCTGCACATCTTCGCCGACGAGCTCGCGTCGTACGGTCCCGAGGTGCGGGTTGTCGAGCCTGCGGAGCTCCGCTCGGCCGTCGTCGATCGACTGACCGCGGTCGTGGCGACGAATTCGGATGCGGGGGAGGTCCGATGA
- a CDS encoding helix-turn-helix transcriptional regulator, giving the protein MSAQGKPLLAADRVRVYLTLVPYLLEHGQVSLAEAAAEFGVTSTEMRQMVEKLTVIGLPGDSGFWQQPQEMFDINWDLLDEEDIIEITNDVALRRVPRFTAREAAALLAGLQMVAAVPAVSDSGLVSGLISKLSRGAADAPAEVVVAPSAVDEVRQVVSRAVQNGVAVSFTYQAPDAAPTTRTVDPVQVLITNAQWYLQGWCHMRQAMRTFHLDRVSDARLTDIPITHAGEHVPEAFSAVEDEGEVRVRVPERMAPLLGDFLTADNSDVSDGIVTVRLHLADPRGVKRLAAKFGGALEVVDPGVARTAAREWAAAGLALYRHPEGDNAR; this is encoded by the coding sequence ATGAGCGCCCAAGGCAAGCCGCTGCTCGCCGCCGACCGAGTCCGCGTCTATCTGACTCTGGTGCCCTATCTCCTCGAGCACGGACAGGTCTCGCTCGCCGAGGCGGCTGCCGAGTTCGGTGTGACCTCGACGGAGATGCGGCAGATGGTCGAGAAGCTCACGGTCATCGGCCTGCCCGGTGATTCCGGCTTCTGGCAGCAGCCGCAGGAGATGTTCGACATCAACTGGGACCTCCTCGACGAAGAGGACATCATCGAGATCACCAACGACGTCGCTCTGCGCCGGGTTCCTCGATTCACGGCCCGAGAAGCCGCCGCGCTCCTCGCGGGCCTGCAGATGGTCGCCGCCGTGCCGGCGGTCTCCGACTCGGGATTGGTCAGCGGCCTCATCTCGAAGCTCTCGCGCGGCGCGGCCGATGCGCCGGCCGAGGTCGTCGTCGCGCCGAGCGCCGTCGACGAGGTCCGCCAGGTGGTGTCGAGAGCCGTGCAGAACGGCGTCGCCGTGTCGTTCACGTATCAGGCCCCCGATGCCGCGCCCACGACGCGCACCGTGGATCCCGTGCAGGTGCTCATCACCAACGCGCAGTGGTACCTGCAGGGGTGGTGCCACATGCGACAGGCCATGCGCACCTTCCACCTGGATCGCGTGAGCGATGCCCGGCTGACCGACATCCCGATCACGCACGCGGGCGAGCACGTCCCTGAGGCCTTCTCGGCCGTCGAGGACGAGGGGGAGGTGCGAGTGCGGGTGCCCGAGCGGATGGCGCCCCTGCTCGGGGACTTCCTGACGGCCGACAACTCCGACGTCAGCGATGGGATCGTCACCGTTCGGCTGCATCTCGCAGACCCTCGGGGAGTGAAGCGACTGGCGGCGAAGTTCGGCGGCGCCCTCGAAGTGGTGGATCCCGGCGTCGCTCGAACTGCGGCGCGGGAATGGGCTGCGGCCGGACTCGCCCTGTATCGCCACCCCGAAGGCGACAACGCCCGTTAG
- the tatA gene encoding Sec-independent protein translocase subunit TatA, whose product MGAFGWPHLLIILAVILLLFGAAKLPALAKSLGQSARVFKGEMKAMKNEDATDAADPASPTTTTSVADTTVTARDTDPGQPPRSA is encoded by the coding sequence ATGGGCGCTTTCGGTTGGCCACATCTGCTGATCATCCTCGCCGTCATCCTGCTGCTCTTCGGTGCGGCGAAGCTGCCGGCACTGGCGAAGAGCCTCGGTCAGTCCGCCCGGGTGTTCAAGGGCGAGATGAAGGCGATGAAGAACGAAGACGCGACTGATGCCGCAGATCCGGCATCCCCGACCACCACGACCTCGGTCGCAGACACCACGGTGACGGCTCGCGACACGGATCCGGGTCAGCCTCCTCGATCCGCCTAG
- the tatC gene encoding twin-arginine translocase subunit TatC: MSLGAHLIELRKRLFIAAGALVVGMIIAFFVTGPIIDLLSVPIATIAEQQGREYTGLNFTTVTSGFDLRMRIAFAIGLLISAPVWLWQVWAFVMPGLTKKETQYTWGFLGAAIPLFFGGCTVAFFVLPHVIEVMASFVPTGMAQFFDYSTYYDFVFKFLLVLGIAFVLPVFLVALNLAGIMSGRDILKGWRVAILVCTIFAAVTTPPADVFSMLLLMGSMIVLYFAATFISMLFDRRKRKRDAAAGIEPVAV; the protein is encoded by the coding sequence ATGTCTCTCGGCGCGCACCTGATCGAGCTCCGTAAGCGTCTGTTCATCGCGGCTGGTGCCCTGGTGGTCGGCATGATCATCGCCTTCTTCGTGACAGGGCCGATCATCGACCTGCTCTCGGTGCCGATCGCCACGATCGCGGAGCAGCAGGGGCGCGAGTACACCGGCCTGAATTTCACCACCGTGACGAGCGGGTTCGATCTGCGCATGCGGATTGCCTTCGCAATCGGACTCCTGATCTCCGCGCCGGTGTGGCTGTGGCAGGTCTGGGCCTTCGTCATGCCGGGGCTCACGAAGAAGGAGACCCAGTACACCTGGGGATTCCTCGGGGCGGCCATCCCGCTGTTCTTCGGCGGTTGCACGGTCGCGTTCTTCGTGCTTCCGCATGTGATCGAAGTCATGGCATCGTTCGTCCCCACCGGCATGGCGCAGTTCTTCGACTACTCCACCTACTACGACTTCGTCTTCAAGTTCCTGCTCGTGCTCGGCATCGCCTTCGTGCTGCCTGTCTTCCTGGTGGCACTCAATCTCGCCGGCATCATGTCGGGCCGCGACATCCTGAAGGGCTGGCGAGTCGCCATCCTGGTGTGCACGATCTTCGCCGCCGTCACGACTCCGCCTGCTGATGTGTTCTCGATGCTGCTGCTGATGGGATCGATGATCGTGCTGTACTTCGCGGCGACCTTCATCTCGATGCTCTTCGACCGACGCAAGCGCAAGCGCGACGCCGCTGCAGGCATCGAACCCGTGGCCGTATGA
- a CDS encoding DEAD/DEAH box helicase, which translates to MSSPAERYAAARQAAGHPATVAFSANQKFELDPFQVEGCHALEDGQSVLVAAPTGAGKTIVGEFAIHLAMQTPRDKAFYTTPMKALSNQKFRELVDVYGPDDVGLLTGDTNINGNARIVVMTTEVLRNMIYADSAALRDLRYVIMDEVHYLADRFRGAVWEEVIIHLPQHVRLVSLSATVSNAEEFGDWLDTVRGDTEVIVSEIRPVPLEQHVLVRDDLLPLFDDRAGIATAQVNQELMRIRSFTGSNYDNNRSAQEYRSNRHAGRQAQRPPRGGRRPVRSANVRRIERMDRPDVVRLLEQANLLPAIFFIFSRVGCDAAVQQVRRSGVRLTSTEERAEIRAIVEDRTRSLQDEDLGVLGYWEWLENLERGVAAHHAGLLPAFKEVVEDLFKRKLVKVVFATETLALGINMPARTVVLEKMEKFNGEARVAITSGEYTQLTGRAGRRGIDVEGHAVVQWTEGMDPQAVAALASRRTYPLNSSFRPTYNMAVNLIDLFGKPRAREVLESSFAQFQADRAVVGLARQVREAEESLDGYKAAMVCDHGDFLDYASIRRELSDLEKKNRQDSNAPRTSRDKRMKQIHSLRTRMQRHGCHRCPDREAHARWAERYWKLKRQNDRIRRQIETRTGTVARVFDRVVEVLETLDYLHRDDEGETTLTEAGRTMRRIYGERDLLVAESLRQGLWNGLDAPSLAAMACCLVYEPRRDEANAGERDLPRGAFRAAYEKTTTLWAELDDLEKDHHLPGSEPLSAGLAGAMHSWARGGMLDRVLVDADMAAGDFVRWAKQTIDLLDQLSIVAEDGALARNARVALDGVRRGIVAYSSM; encoded by the coding sequence ATGAGCTCGCCGGCCGAACGATACGCCGCGGCTCGACAGGCGGCAGGGCACCCGGCGACCGTCGCCTTCTCTGCGAACCAGAAGTTCGAGCTCGACCCCTTCCAGGTCGAAGGATGCCACGCACTCGAAGACGGCCAGAGCGTGCTCGTCGCCGCGCCGACCGGTGCAGGCAAGACGATCGTCGGCGAGTTCGCGATCCATCTCGCGATGCAGACTCCACGGGACAAGGCCTTCTACACGACGCCGATGAAGGCGCTCTCGAATCAGAAGTTCCGCGAGCTGGTCGATGTGTACGGCCCGGACGACGTCGGTCTGCTCACCGGCGACACGAACATCAACGGCAACGCCCGGATCGTCGTGATGACGACCGAGGTGCTGCGCAACATGATCTACGCCGACTCGGCCGCGCTCCGGGACCTCCGCTACGTCATCATGGACGAGGTCCACTACCTCGCGGATCGTTTCCGCGGGGCAGTGTGGGAAGAGGTGATCATCCACCTGCCGCAGCACGTGCGGCTGGTCTCCTTGAGCGCCACCGTCTCGAACGCCGAGGAGTTCGGGGACTGGCTCGACACCGTGCGCGGGGACACCGAGGTGATCGTCTCGGAGATCCGTCCGGTTCCGCTCGAGCAGCACGTGCTCGTCCGTGATGATCTGCTGCCACTCTTCGACGATCGGGCGGGGATCGCGACCGCACAGGTCAATCAGGAGCTGATGCGGATCCGCTCCTTCACCGGCTCCAACTACGACAACAATCGTTCGGCGCAGGAGTATCGCAGCAATCGTCATGCCGGCCGACAGGCGCAGCGCCCGCCACGAGGCGGACGTCGCCCCGTCCGTTCCGCGAATGTGCGTCGGATCGAGCGCATGGATCGCCCGGACGTGGTGCGGCTGCTCGAGCAGGCCAATCTCCTGCCTGCCATCTTCTTCATCTTCAGCAGAGTCGGGTGCGATGCGGCGGTGCAGCAGGTCCGGAGATCGGGCGTGCGGCTGACGTCGACCGAGGAGCGCGCGGAGATCCGAGCGATCGTCGAGGACCGGACCCGTTCGCTGCAGGATGAGGACCTCGGTGTGCTGGGCTACTGGGAGTGGCTCGAGAACCTCGAGCGCGGTGTGGCTGCGCACCATGCGGGTCTGCTGCCGGCCTTCAAGGAGGTCGTCGAGGACCTCTTCAAGCGCAAGCTCGTGAAGGTCGTCTTCGCCACCGAGACCCTGGCTCTGGGCATCAACATGCCCGCGAGAACCGTCGTTCTCGAGAAGATGGAGAAGTTCAACGGCGAGGCCCGAGTCGCGATCACATCGGGGGAGTACACGCAGCTCACCGGTCGCGCGGGACGACGCGGCATCGACGTCGAAGGTCACGCGGTGGTGCAGTGGACCGAGGGCATGGATCCGCAGGCGGTCGCGGCCCTCGCGTCTCGCCGCACCTATCCGCTGAACTCCAGCTTCCGGCCGACGTACAACATGGCCGTCAACCTGATCGATCTGTTCGGCAAGCCCCGGGCCCGCGAAGTGCTCGAGTCGTCTTTCGCGCAGTTCCAGGCCGACCGCGCAGTCGTCGGACTGGCGAGACAGGTCCGCGAAGCAGAGGAGTCGCTGGACGGGTACAAGGCGGCGATGGTCTGCGATCACGGCGACTTCCTCGATTACGCCTCCATCCGCCGCGAGCTGAGCGATCTCGAGAAGAAGAACCGCCAGGACTCGAACGCGCCGCGCACATCGCGCGACAAGCGCATGAAGCAGATCCACAGCCTCCGCACGCGCATGCAGCGTCACGGATGCCATCGATGCCCTGATCGCGAAGCCCATGCGCGCTGGGCCGAGCGGTACTGGAAGCTCAAGCGTCAGAACGATCGCATCCGCCGACAGATCGAGACGAGGACCGGCACGGTGGCTCGCGTCTTCGATCGCGTCGTCGAGGTGCTCGAGACCCTGGACTATCTCCACCGAGACGACGAGGGGGAGACAACGCTCACCGAGGCCGGGCGGACGATGCGCCGGATCTACGGCGAACGCGATCTGCTGGTGGCCGAATCTCTCAGGCAGGGGCTGTGGAACGGTCTCGACGCGCCGTCCCTCGCTGCGATGGCCTGCTGCCTCGTCTACGAGCCTCGTCGCGACGAGGCGAACGCGGGGGAGCGGGACCTGCCCCGCGGTGCCTTCCGCGCAGCGTACGAGAAGACGACGACCCTGTGGGCCGAGCTGGACGACCTCGAGAAGGACCACCATCTGCCGGGATCCGAGCCTCTGTCGGCGGGCCTCGCCGGTGCGATGCACTCGTGGGCGCGAGGAGGGATGCTGGACCGCGTCCTCGTGGACGCAGACATGGCGGCCGGCGACTTCGTGCGATGGGCCAAACAGACGATCGATCTGCTCGATCAGCTCTCGATCGTCGCGGAAGACGGTGCGCTGGCCCGCAACGCCCGCGTGGCTCTGGACGGCGTCCGTCGCGGCATCGTCGCCTATTCCTCGATGTGA
- the lnt gene encoding apolipoprotein N-acyltransferase — protein MPEPRVPQRPLLPLSLALPAAAMAALLMNLSYPSTAVWVLAFPATALLLVALIGRRAGGALAVGLVYGVLFFGLLVSFTSRYLGPLPWAALSVLEGVLTAVAVILITLAYRWMPRAFPSVWARLLLLPAVVAALWVGREVFVGSWPYGGFPWARLGMSQAESPLAHVASWTGVSGLSFLMVFLVALVIQVVRERLWRRPAALIAPVVVTVALLLTPLFPTTASGSLRVAAVQGNGPSGYFDEREPYSLIDAQTDATEPLYGEDVDLLVWPEGSLDFDPFQSDSLARRMSAIASRVGAPLLANAATERDGLFYNTSMLWTQEGADGQVHDKRHPVPFGEYVPDRAFFNALAPDLIGLIQREYTPGSNPPVIDVDGVKVGLAICFDVIYDDVISEGMADGAEVLVFQTNNADFRGTNENLQQLAVARMRAIETGRSVVNISTVGTSQVIRADGTTVSSLDAGKAGALLEDVELRSGLTAGVVLGPWIQGLLVWGGLGALAFGWLRARRR, from the coding sequence ATGCCCGAACCCCGCGTGCCGCAGCGCCCCCTCCTGCCGCTCTCGCTCGCCCTCCCCGCTGCGGCGATGGCCGCGCTCCTGATGAATCTGTCCTATCCGTCCACTGCGGTGTGGGTGCTGGCTTTCCCGGCCACAGCGCTGCTGCTCGTGGCGCTGATCGGTCGACGGGCCGGCGGAGCTCTGGCGGTCGGACTCGTCTACGGTGTGCTCTTCTTCGGACTGCTCGTGTCCTTCACATCTCGCTACCTGGGCCCGCTGCCCTGGGCGGCGCTGAGTGTCCTGGAAGGCGTGCTCACGGCGGTGGCCGTGATCCTGATCACCCTCGCCTATCGCTGGATGCCCCGAGCCTTCCCGAGCGTCTGGGCGCGGCTCCTGCTCCTTCCGGCCGTGGTGGCGGCGCTCTGGGTCGGGCGCGAGGTGTTCGTCGGCTCCTGGCCCTATGGGGGGTTCCCCTGGGCTCGTCTGGGCATGAGCCAGGCCGAGAGCCCGCTGGCTCACGTCGCGTCCTGGACCGGCGTGAGCGGTCTCAGCTTCCTGATGGTGTTCCTCGTCGCCCTCGTGATCCAGGTGGTGCGCGAACGACTCTGGCGCCGGCCGGCTGCGCTGATCGCACCGGTCGTCGTGACCGTGGCTCTGCTGCTCACACCGCTCTTCCCCACGACGGCCAGCGGGTCGCTGCGCGTCGCGGCAGTGCAGGGGAACGGGCCGAGCGGGTATTTCGACGAGCGCGAGCCTTACTCGCTCATCGACGCGCAGACCGACGCGACCGAACCGCTCTACGGCGAGGACGTCGACCTGCTGGTCTGGCCCGAGGGGTCGCTCGACTTCGATCCGTTCCAATCGGACTCTCTGGCGAGAAGAATGAGCGCGATCGCCTCGCGTGTCGGCGCACCGCTGCTGGCGAATGCCGCCACGGAACGAGACGGTCTCTTCTACAACACGTCGATGCTCTGGACGCAAGAGGGCGCTGACGGGCAGGTCCATGACAAGCGGCATCCGGTCCCCTTCGGGGAGTACGTCCCCGACCGCGCCTTCTTCAACGCACTCGCACCCGATCTGATCGGTCTGATCCAGCGCGAGTACACCCCGGGCTCGAATCCGCCGGTCATCGACGTCGACGGTGTGAAGGTCGGGCTGGCGATCTGCTTCGACGTGATCTACGACGACGTGATCAGCGAGGGCATGGCAGACGGTGCCGAAGTGCTCGTCTTCCAGACGAACAACGCGGACTTCCGTGGGACGAATGAGAATCTGCAGCAACTCGCCGTCGCGCGGATGCGTGCGATCGAGACCGGCCGCAGCGTCGTGAACATCTCGACGGTCGGCACCAGCCAGGTGATCCGCGCGGATGGCACGACGGTCTCGAGCCTGGATGCAGGAAAGGCCGGAGCGTTGCTCGAGGATGTCGAGCTGCGCTCCGGCCTGACTGCTGGAGTCGTCCTGGGACCCTGGATCCAAGGTCTTCTGGTCTGGGGCGGACTGGGCGCGCTGGCCTTCGGGTGGTTGCGCGCCCGCAGGCGCTAG
- a CDS encoding RNA polymerase-binding protein RbpA, which yields MADRSLRGIRLGAQSLQSEEGVVFMERRETTYICDTCGHVTNLMFSADAEPPQTWECRSCGADARLNVDGQAVTLDATDEKAARTHWDMLLERRTRAELEELLEERLAFIRARRGAGEDPTREKIGA from the coding sequence ATGGCAGATCGCAGCCTACGCGGCATCCGACTCGGCGCCCAGAGCCTACAGAGCGAAGAGGGCGTCGTTTTCATGGAGCGCCGTGAAACCACCTACATCTGTGACACCTGCGGCCATGTCACGAACCTGATGTTCTCGGCGGACGCAGAGCCGCCCCAGACGTGGGAATGCCGTTCCTGCGGAGCGGACGCGCGCCTGAACGTCGACGGCCAGGCCGTCACGCTCGATGCCACGGACGAGAAGGCCGCCCGCACACACTGGGACATGCTTCTCGAGCGTCGTACCCGCGCAGAGCTCGAGGAGCTCCTCGAGGAGCGACTCGCCTTCATCCGTGCCCGCCGCGGCGCAGGTGAAGACCCGACTCGCGAGAAGATCGGCGCCTAG
- a CDS encoding glycerophosphodiester phosphodiesterase family protein: MTHPYFVKARHPRVLAHRGLITAAGGDSGVWENSAAAVAAAHAAGAEYIETDCRVTADGDVVLFHDATLHRLADDPRPVGEVRTRELAAIFSDHGGLLTVADALSAFPTTRFNIDVKTVDAAAPLGPLLAEHTHRVLVTSFSDANRRATIAAVLRAGAPLRPATSGGSRTIAAVRALSALRLSPGRALLDIDVLQIPERHRGVKVLTPALLRAAHRRGVEVHVWTVNDADSMRRLVRLGVDGIVTDRADLALVTIGR, translated from the coding sequence GTGACGCACCCGTATTTCGTCAAGGCGCGTCACCCCCGAGTCCTCGCTCACCGCGGTCTGATCACCGCGGCGGGCGGGGACTCCGGTGTCTGGGAGAACTCGGCCGCCGCCGTCGCCGCCGCTCATGCCGCCGGAGCAGAGTACATCGAGACCGACTGCCGGGTGACGGCCGACGGTGACGTCGTGCTCTTCCACGACGCGACGCTGCACAGACTGGCCGACGATCCCCGTCCCGTCGGTGAGGTGCGCACCCGCGAACTCGCCGCGATCTTCTCCGACCACGGCGGGCTGCTCACGGTCGCTGACGCACTCTCCGCCTTCCCGACCACGCGCTTCAACATCGACGTCAAGACCGTCGACGCGGCAGCACCCCTCGGCCCCCTCCTGGCGGAACACACGCATCGAGTTCTCGTGACCAGCTTCTCCGATGCGAACCGACGTGCGACGATCGCAGCGGTCCTGCGCGCGGGGGCTCCGCTCCGACCGGCGACGTCGGGCGGCAGCCGCACCATCGCCGCGGTCCGCGCTCTCTCCGCTCTGCGCCTCTCCCCCGGCCGCGCTCTGCTCGACATCGACGTGCTGCAGATTCCTGAGCGGCATCGCGGCGTGAAGGTGCTGACGCCTGCACTCCTCCGAGCGGCGCACCGGCGCGGCGTCGAGGTTCACGTGTGGACGGTGAACGACGCGGACTCCATGCGACGACTCGTCCGGCTCGGTGTCGACGGCATCGTCACCGACCGCGCCGATCTCGCGCTGGTCACGATCGGCCGCTGA
- a CDS encoding SPFH domain-containing protein, translated as MDDASFIPAAIGWILVIAIIIFVVVTLARSIRIIPQATAGVVERLGRYHKTLTPGLNILVPFIDRLRPLIDMREQVVSFPPQPVITEDNLVVSIDTVVYFQVTDARAATYEIANYLGAVEQLTTTTLRNVVGGLNLEEALTSRDNINGQLRVVLDEATGKWGIRVGRVELKAIDPPISIQDSMEKQMRAERDRRAAILTAEGTKQSAILEAEGARQAEILRAEGDKQAAVLRAQGEAEAIQNVFTAIHQGEPDDKLLAYQYLQMLPKISEGQSNKLWIIPSELTEALKGIGTAFTPRPGQPPTNLPGA; from the coding sequence TTGGACGATGCATCGTTCATCCCCGCAGCGATCGGGTGGATCCTCGTCATCGCGATCATCATCTTCGTGGTGGTCACGCTGGCTCGCTCCATCCGCATCATCCCCCAGGCCACGGCCGGCGTGGTCGAGCGCCTGGGCCGATATCACAAGACACTGACGCCGGGTCTGAACATCCTGGTGCCGTTCATCGACCGGCTGCGTCCCCTCATCGACATGCGCGAGCAGGTCGTGTCCTTCCCACCGCAGCCCGTGATCACCGAGGACAACCTGGTGGTCTCGATCGACACCGTCGTCTACTTCCAGGTGACCGATGCTCGCGCTGCGACATACGAGATCGCCAACTACCTGGGCGCCGTCGAGCAGCTGACGACGACGACACTGCGAAATGTGGTCGGTGGACTCAACCTCGAAGAGGCCCTGACCAGTCGCGACAACATCAACGGACAGCTTCGCGTCGTGCTCGACGAGGCGACGGGCAAGTGGGGAATCCGCGTCGGCCGCGTCGAGCTGAAGGCCATCGACCCGCCCATCTCCATCCAGGACTCGATGGAGAAGCAGATGCGCGCCGAGCGGGACCGTCGAGCGGCGATCCTCACGGCTGAGGGAACCAAGCAGTCGGCGATCCTCGAGGCCGAAGGTGCGCGACAGGCCGAGATCCTCCGCGCAGAGGGCGACAAGCAGGCCGCCGTGCTGCGCGCCCAGGGTGAGGCCGAAGCGATCCAGAACGTGTTCACCGCCATCCACCAGGGCGAGCCTGACGACAAGCTGCTCGCGTACCAGTACCTGCAAATGCTTCCGAAGATCAGCGAAGGCCAGTCGAACAAGCTCTGGATCATCCCGAGCGAGCTGACCGAGGCACTCAAGGGCATCGGCACCGCGTTCACCCCGCGACCGGGACAGCCCCCGACGAACCTGCCGGGCGCGTGA
- a CDS encoding NfeD family protein produces MDNFATFVQFIDQWAWIGWLILIAIFLVIEMLTLDFTFLMLSFGSVVGLVTDFLGIPVWVQVLIAAAAAALFILFLRPPLIKRLHRGEDPTKSNVDALLDLRGIALQDITQISGQVKLSNGDTWTARTAGAVPIPQGSPIAVMTINGATATVRPVND; encoded by the coding sequence ATGGACAACTTCGCGACATTCGTTCAGTTCATCGACCAATGGGCATGGATCGGTTGGCTGATCCTGATCGCCATCTTCCTCGTGATCGAGATGCTGACTCTCGACTTCACCTTCCTGATGCTGAGCTTCGGCAGCGTCGTCGGGCTCGTCACGGACTTCCTCGGCATCCCGGTCTGGGTACAGGTGCTGATCGCCGCCGCGGCGGCCGCGCTCTTCATCCTGTTCCTGCGTCCGCCGCTGATCAAACGCCTGCATCGAGGCGAGGACCCGACCAAGTCCAACGTCGACGCGCTTCTCGATCTCCGAGGCATCGCGCTGCAGGACATCACCCAGATCTCCGGCCAGGTGAAGCTGAGCAACGGCGACACCTGGACCGCCCGCACCGCCGGAGCCGTGCCGATCCCGCAAGGATCACCGATCGCCGTCATGACGATCAACGGCGCGACCGCGACCGTCCGTCCCGTCAACGACTAG